The Epilithonimonas zeae genome contains a region encoding:
- the ilvC gene encoding ketol-acid reductoisomerase produces the protein MANYFNTLSLRDQLYQLGQADFMDSSEFSDGVSALKGKKIVVVGCGAQGLNQGLNLRDSGLDVSYALRQEAIDQKRDSWKNATDNNFKVGTYEELIPTADLVINLTPDKQHTSVINAVQPLMKQGATLSYSHGFNIVEEGMQIRKDITVIMVAPKCPGSEVRAEYLRGFGVPTLIAVHPENDPQGKGWAEAKAYCVGTGGHKAGVLKSSFVAEVKSDLMGEQTILCGLLQTGSILSFDKMVEKGIDAGYASKLVQYGVEVITEALKHGGVSGMLDRLSNPAKLKAFELSEELKDIMRPLFQKHQDDIISGEFSKTMMEDWANGDKNLLKWRAETGETAFEKTPAGDVKIDEQDYFDNYLLMLAFIRAGVELAFETMIEAGIKPESAYYESLHETPLIANTIARKKLFEMNRVISDTAEYGCYLFDQACKPLLADFMKSVDTNLVGKNYNEGKKASVDNAQLVHVNDILRNHPVEIVGRKLRQAMTAMKSIKTV, from the coding sequence ATGGCAAATTATTTCAATACCTTATCACTCAGAGACCAGTTGTACCAGTTAGGACAGGCAGATTTTATGGACAGTTCAGAGTTTTCTGATGGTGTTTCCGCTTTGAAAGGGAAAAAAATTGTGGTTGTAGGATGTGGCGCTCAAGGTCTGAATCAAGGTTTGAATCTAAGAGACAGCGGACTGGATGTTTCCTATGCTTTGCGTCAAGAAGCAATCGACCAAAAGAGAGATTCCTGGAAAAATGCAACCGACAATAATTTCAAAGTAGGCACTTATGAAGAACTGATTCCAACTGCGGATTTGGTTATCAATTTAACACCCGACAAACAGCATACTTCAGTAATCAATGCCGTTCAACCTTTGATGAAACAGGGCGCAACTTTGTCCTATTCTCACGGGTTCAATATCGTGGAAGAAGGAATGCAAATTCGTAAAGATATCACGGTAATTATGGTTGCTCCAAAGTGTCCGGGTTCCGAAGTTCGCGCCGAATATCTGCGTGGTTTTGGTGTTCCAACTTTGATTGCCGTTCACCCAGAAAATGACCCTCAAGGAAAAGGTTGGGCAGAAGCAAAAGCTTATTGCGTAGGAACTGGCGGTCACAAAGCCGGCGTTTTGAAATCCTCTTTCGTAGCAGAAGTGAAGTCCGATTTGATGGGCGAGCAGACCATTTTATGTGGACTTTTGCAAACGGGTTCAATCCTTTCTTTCGACAAAATGGTGGAGAAAGGAATCGATGCAGGTTACGCTTCCAAATTGGTTCAGTACGGTGTTGAAGTTATCACAGAAGCTTTGAAACACGGCGGCGTGAGCGGAATGTTAGACAGACTTTCCAATCCTGCAAAGCTTAAAGCTTTTGAATTGTCAGAAGAATTGAAAGACATTATGCGTCCACTTTTCCAAAAACATCAAGACGATATCATCTCTGGCGAATTTTCCAAAACAATGATGGAAGATTGGGCAAACGGCGATAAAAACCTTTTGAAATGGCGAGCGGAAACAGGAGAAACTGCTTTCGAAAAAACACCTGCTGGAGATGTGAAAATAGATGAACAGGACTATTTTGACAATTATCTTTTGATGTTGGCCTTCATCCGAGCGGGTGTTGAACTGGCTTTCGAAACAATGATTGAAGCCGGAATCAAACCGGAATCCGCTTATTACGAATCACTTCACGAAACCCCTTTGATTGCCAATACCATAGCCAGAAAAAAATTGTTCGAAATGAACCGTGTGATTTCCGACACCGCAGAATACGGATGTTACCTTTTCGACCAGGCTTGCAAACCTTTGCTGGCGGATTTTATGAAATCAGTCGATACAAATTTGGTAGGTAAAAACTATAACGAAGGCAAAAAAGCTTCGGTTGACAACGCCCAATTGGTTCACGTGAACGATATTTTGAGAAATCATCCCGTAGAAATTGTTGGCAGAAAATTGCGTCAGGCAATGACCGCGATGAAGTCTATTAAAACAGTTTAA
- a CDS encoding tetratricopeptide repeat protein, which yields MESVILQNKNFGKDTIALKTFLAPLLKSDRDLKIIYYNLLASGFASASEGLNSKSNQYFSKALELAKAKDNHGLEIWALCNYAFYLYDYKKTSEALQVYLDADNKIRQTDANDIVLPSDCFKKIGFFMGTIGDTSEAIDYLKKAEQFAEPDSKELASIQDNIGFYYLELDQFDSAKNYLSKAGTLSKKINDQIRYAKVLGNLGLLQFKNGNLDKAIQLLNQDLVISKKLHSDYNTNYARILLSKILIAKNQIAEAKKVLTEAGKFAESKVHLKKDVFDIEQLNLKIAQKENDTHQELVSLRKLNILDAELINSDSEKNLERSNILAQKERYASKLSLANAQFEKEQLKNKAIVVVSALLFFIIILLIIFNRKQLKSKKDQYDKTVLKLELEKIKSEQKLSETNKTLSSYSTYLSEKNEQIELLNKELSKIRNSSSSSIEKEKQQLQKLLDSHLMTDENWMNFKNAFQYEYPDYFQTLIRDFPDLTESNLRIITLMKLGLSNQEISSLLGITIEAVKKSKQRLRKRFGEKYEDLFLGN from the coding sequence ATGGAATCTGTTATCCTTCAAAACAAAAATTTTGGGAAGGATACAATTGCACTTAAAACATTTCTCGCTCCACTTTTAAAATCGGATAGAGATCTAAAAATCATTTATTACAATCTTCTCGCAAGCGGTTTTGCCTCGGCAAGTGAAGGCTTGAATTCTAAAAGTAATCAGTATTTTTCCAAGGCTCTGGAATTAGCAAAGGCTAAGGATAATCATGGGTTGGAAATTTGGGCTTTATGTAATTATGCCTTTTATCTTTACGATTACAAAAAAACTTCGGAAGCACTTCAGGTCTATTTGGATGCGGATAACAAAATCAGACAAACCGATGCAAATGACATTGTTCTGCCCAGTGATTGTTTTAAAAAGATTGGTTTTTTTATGGGAACGATTGGTGACACCAGTGAGGCAATCGATTATCTAAAAAAAGCAGAACAATTTGCAGAGCCTGATTCAAAAGAATTAGCTTCCATTCAGGATAATATTGGATTTTATTATCTGGAATTAGATCAATTTGACAGCGCTAAAAATTATCTCTCAAAGGCAGGAACACTTTCAAAAAAAATCAACGACCAAATCCGATATGCAAAAGTTTTGGGAAATTTGGGTCTATTGCAATTTAAAAACGGAAATCTTGATAAAGCTATTCAATTGTTGAATCAGGATCTTGTAATTTCTAAAAAACTTCACAGTGATTACAATACCAATTACGCCCGAATATTATTAAGCAAAATTCTCATCGCTAAAAATCAAATTGCTGAAGCCAAAAAAGTATTGACGGAAGCGGGAAAATTTGCAGAATCCAAAGTTCATCTCAAAAAAGATGTCTTTGATATTGAACAGCTTAATTTGAAGATTGCCCAAAAAGAAAACGACACGCATCAGGAATTGGTTTCATTAAGAAAACTAAATATTCTGGATGCGGAACTGATCAATTCTGACAGCGAAAAGAATCTTGAACGCAGCAATATTCTTGCGCAAAAAGAAAGATATGCCAGCAAACTAAGTCTTGCGAATGCCCAATTTGAGAAGGAACAATTAAAGAACAAAGCAATTGTTGTTGTGTCTGCACTGTTGTTTTTCATCATTATTTTATTGATTATTTTCAATCGCAAGCAACTCAAATCAAAAAAAGATCAATACGACAAAACGGTTCTGAAATTAGAATTAGAAAAAATAAAATCTGAACAAAAACTCTCCGAAACCAACAAAACTTTATCTTCCTACAGCACTTACCTTTCAGAAAAAAATGAGCAAATCGAATTGCTGAACAAGGAACTTTCCAAGATCAGAAATTCCTCCTCTTCTTCTATTGAAAAGGAAAAGCAACAGCTGCAAAAATTGTTGGATTCTCACCTGATGACGGACGAAAACTGGATGAATTTCAAAAATGCTTTTCAATATGAATATCCAGATTATTTTCAGACTTTGATAAGGGACTTTCCGGATCTTACAGAATCGAATCTTCGAATTATTACATTAATGAAACTGGGATTATCCAATCAGGAAATCTCATCATTACTGGGAATTACTATTGAAGCTGTGAAAAAATCCAAGCAAAGATTGAGAAAAAGATTTGGAGAGAAATATGAGGATCTGTTTTTGGGAAATTGA
- a CDS encoding ATP-binding cassette domain-containing protein — protein MSTPIIKISNLNFQYGDQVILKDLNWEISSGECWMLGGLSGSGKTTLAKIISGEIKNFEGKVEINFNENSKLPKKVLYASNWFQFSNLEGDRNFYYQQRYNQFAKNDTLTVFAEMNHFRKEENLDFRILESYLEPFGFENFKNQQLIELSSGEHKKLQLLKALWLKPQILIIDQPYTGLDVKSRQFLNQAFDNLIKENVILILINNDDEYPESVQYFVEIENGKLIHKNSPKDFSKGEERTPKSLPFFLQNNQENEQESLIKLENINISYGEKQVLKNIYWEVNMGERWLLQGPNGSGKSTLLSLLNGDHPQAYSNEIYLFGKKRGSGESIWDIKEKIGMISPELHWYFDMNANVGQTIASGFFDSMSLYQKLSFNQQQQLDQILYFFDLKEDKNKKLNTLPLGKQRLALLARTLIKKPKLLILDEPCQGMDNEQTQYFNQVIDDLSIQGQSLIYVGHFESQLPKKLSHKLVLENGIMKINNRVELKVLKDNLLSQI, from the coding sequence ATGTCAACTCCAATAATAAAAATTTCAAACCTCAATTTTCAATACGGCGACCAAGTCATACTGAAAGATTTAAACTGGGAAATATCTTCCGGAGAATGTTGGATGTTAGGCGGATTAAGCGGAAGTGGAAAAACGACTTTAGCCAAAATTATTTCAGGAGAAATCAAGAATTTTGAAGGAAAAGTTGAGATTAATTTTAATGAAAATTCAAAGTTACCAAAGAAAGTTCTGTATGCTTCCAATTGGTTTCAGTTCAGCAATCTGGAAGGTGACCGAAATTTTTATTATCAACAGCGATATAATCAATTCGCTAAAAATGATACACTAACTGTTTTTGCAGAAATGAATCATTTCAGAAAAGAAGAAAATCTGGATTTCAGAATATTAGAATCTTATTTAGAACCGTTTGGATTTGAAAATTTTAAAAATCAGCAATTAATAGAATTGTCGAGTGGCGAACACAAGAAATTACAATTGTTAAAAGCACTTTGGCTAAAACCTCAGATTTTGATTATAGACCAGCCTTACACAGGTTTGGATGTCAAATCAAGACAGTTTTTGAATCAGGCTTTTGATAATTTAATTAAAGAAAATGTCATTTTGATTTTAATTAATAATGATGACGAATATCCGGAAAGTGTTCAGTATTTTGTTGAAATAGAAAATGGGAAATTAATTCACAAAAATTCACCAAAAGACTTTTCAAAAGGCGAAGAAAGAACACCAAAATCGCTTCCTTTTTTTCTTCAAAATAATCAGGAAAACGAACAGGAAAGTCTCATCAAACTAGAAAATATCAATATTTCTTACGGCGAAAAACAAGTCCTTAAAAATATCTATTGGGAAGTCAATATGGGTGAACGATGGCTGTTGCAAGGTCCTAACGGTTCGGGGAAATCTACTTTGTTGAGTTTGTTAAATGGCGACCATCCTCAAGCTTATTCCAATGAAATATATCTTTTCGGAAAAAAGCGGGGAAGTGGTGAAAGTATTTGGGATATCAAAGAAAAAATCGGAATGATTTCGCCCGAATTACACTGGTATTTTGATATGAATGCGAATGTCGGACAAACCATTGCTTCCGGTTTTTTTGATTCGATGTCATTATATCAGAAACTGAGTTTTAATCAGCAACAGCAATTAGATCAGATTCTTTATTTCTTCGATTTAAAAGAAGATAAAAATAAGAAGTTAAATACTTTACCACTTGGAAAACAACGTTTGGCTTTACTCGCAAGAACATTGATTAAAAAACCAAAACTTCTGATTCTGGATGAACCTTGTCAGGGAATGGATAACGAACAGACGCAATATTTCAATCAAGTCATTGATGATTTGTCAATTCAGGGACAATCGTTGATTTACGTCGGACATTTTGAATCTCAATTACCAAAAAAACTCAGTCACAAACTTGTTCTGGAAAACGGAATAATGAAAATTAATAATCGAGTAGAATTAAAAGTATTGAAGGATAATTTACTCTCGCAGATTTAG
- a CDS encoding methyltransferase domain-containing protein → MPWNPDVYDQFKQERSAPYFDLIKLVEIESNMSVVDLGCGTGEPTAVLLDLIPNSQIIGIDSSGEMLQKAEQFETKRLQFFKRSVEEQMELDEKFDLIIANASLQWCQNHQELFPKLISKINLEGQLAVQVPSNHNFIVHQLLSVVAEHDFYQKHFNGWKREYSVLNIEDYAKILSDNGGRKINVFEKVYPHIMKDADAVYDWASGTAMIPFVEKLPEELKEQYKQDYKKELRKVFRGSPVFYPFKRTFIYAQF, encoded by the coding sequence ATGCCTTGGAATCCTGATGTATACGACCAGTTCAAGCAAGAACGTTCAGCACCTTATTTTGATTTAATAAAATTGGTGGAAATAGAATCCAATATGTCCGTTGTCGATTTAGGTTGCGGAACAGGAGAGCCCACTGCAGTACTTTTGGATCTCATCCCCAATTCTCAAATCATCGGAATCGATTCTTCTGGTGAAATGCTTCAGAAGGCAGAACAATTCGAAACCAAAAGACTGCAGTTTTTCAAAAGAAGCGTTGAAGAACAAATGGAGCTGGATGAAAAATTTGATTTAATTATTGCCAACGCATCTTTGCAATGGTGTCAGAATCATCAGGAACTTTTCCCAAAATTAATTTCAAAAATTAATCTAGAAGGACAATTAGCCGTCCAAGTTCCATCGAATCATAATTTCATAGTTCATCAGTTATTATCAGTCGTTGCGGAACACGACTTTTATCAGAAGCATTTTAACGGCTGGAAAAGAGAATATTCGGTTCTTAATATAGAAGATTACGCTAAGATTCTGTCAGACAACGGAGGAAGAAAAATCAACGTCTTTGAAAAAGTTTATCCGCACATTATGAAAGATGCGGATGCGGTTTATGACTGGGCATCTGGAACCGCAATGATTCCTTTTGTGGAAAAACTTCCGGAAGAGTTGAAAGAGCAATACAAACAAGATTATAAAAAAGAACTTAGAAAAGTTTTCAGAGGTTCGCCGGTATTTTATCCATTCAAAAGAACCTTTATTTACGCACAATTTTAA
- the ilvA gene encoding threonine ammonia-lyase IlvA — MKMNETLIFPTLEAVKEARKSIENVVNYTPLQYNSRLSEKFGANIFLKREDLQPVRSYKLRGAYNKIKTLFNEGKVSQGIVCASAGNHAQGVAFSCKQLQIKGTIFMPVTTPKQKLEQVEMFGGNYAEIRLVGDTFDASKTAAFEFAETSGAAFIHPFDDVQIIEGQATLALEILEQQKENIDYVFIPIGGGGLASGIATVFGKLSKETKLIGVEPKGAPSMRLSIQNDINTELSEVDSFVDGAAVKRVGDLTFEICRNSLADCIPVDEGKVCDTILQLYNKDAIVLEPAGALSISALEQYRNQIKGKNVVCIVSGSNNDITRMEEIKERALLYNGLKHYFMVKFPQRPGSLKDFVLNVLGSNDDITHFEYTKKNSRETALAIVGIELSNISDFIGLKQRMKELGYFESYLNDNPDVLSMLV; from the coding sequence ATGAAGATGAATGAAACGCTGATATTTCCAACCTTGGAAGCGGTAAAAGAAGCCCGAAAAAGTATAGAAAATGTCGTGAATTATACGCCTTTGCAATACAATTCTCGATTGTCGGAAAAATTTGGTGCAAATATTTTCCTGAAAAGAGAAGATTTGCAACCTGTAAGGTCGTACAAGTTGCGAGGTGCTTACAATAAAATCAAAACTCTATTTAATGAAGGCAAAGTTTCACAAGGAATAGTTTGTGCAAGTGCGGGAAATCACGCTCAAGGTGTGGCTTTTTCCTGTAAACAACTTCAAATTAAAGGAACGATTTTTATGCCGGTCACGACGCCAAAGCAGAAATTGGAACAAGTCGAAATGTTTGGTGGAAATTACGCTGAAATCCGATTGGTTGGCGATACTTTTGACGCGTCAAAAACGGCGGCTTTTGAGTTTGCGGAAACTTCCGGGGCTGCTTTTATTCATCCTTTTGATGATGTTCAGATTATAGAAGGTCAGGCAACTTTGGCTTTGGAAATTTTGGAACAACAAAAAGAAAATATAGATTATGTTTTCATTCCAATTGGCGGCGGCGGTTTGGCTTCCGGAATTGCAACGGTTTTTGGTAAATTGTCAAAAGAAACTAAATTGATTGGCGTAGAGCCAAAAGGCGCACCTTCGATGAGATTGTCCATTCAAAATGATATCAATACAGAGTTGTCGGAAGTCGATAGTTTTGTTGATGGAGCAGCAGTTAAAAGAGTAGGAGATTTGACTTTTGAGATTTGCAGAAACTCGCTTGCAGATTGCATTCCTGTGGATGAAGGGAAGGTTTGTGATACGATTCTTCAGTTGTATAACAAAGACGCAATTGTTTTGGAGCCTGCCGGAGCGCTTTCTATTTCCGCTTTGGAACAATATCGAAATCAGATTAAAGGAAAAAATGTGGTTTGCATCGTCAGTGGAAGTAACAACGACATTACGAGAATGGAGGAAATCAAAGAACGCGCTTTGCTTTACAATGGTTTGAAACATTATTTTATGGTCAAATTTCCGCAGCGTCCAGGTTCTCTGAAAGATTTCGTTCTGAATGTTCTGGGCTCAAATGACGACATCACTCATTTCGAATATACCAAGAAAAATTCAAGGGAAACCGCTTTGGCAATCGTCGGAATCGAACTTTCCAATATTTCTGATTTTATTGGTTTGAAACAAAGAATGAAAGAGCTTGGTTATTTCGAATCTTATTTGAATGATAATCCTGATGTGTTGAGTATGCTTGTTTAA
- the guaA gene encoding glutamine-hydrolyzing GMP synthase, whose product MQNGIIILDFGSQYNQLIGRRIREMEVYSEIVPFNTPLSEILEKKPRGIILSGGPSSVNAENAHLVEKELYEQGIPVLGICYGMQLTAHLLGGKVAKGEKGEYGKAHLEIVKENELLKGVYQNSIVWMSHFDEVAELPQGFELNAKSGVIASISNPEKKIYCVQFHPEVSHSEEGGKMLENFVFEICKADKNWLLTNYIEKTVAEIKEKVGTQKVILGLSGGVDSSVAAVLIHKAIGDQLNCIFVDTGLLRKDEGKKVMENYGKHFHMNIKLVEASERFLSKLAGVGDPEEKRKIIGNEFVYVFDEESKKIEGAKFLAQGTIYPDVIESQSVKGPSAVIKSHHNVGGLPEEMEFELLEPLRELFKDEVRKVGEELGIPHELVYRHPFPGPGLGIRVLGEVDAEKVRILQEADDIFIEELYKNDLYEKVSQAFVVLLPVKSVGVMGDERTYEYTAVVRSANTIDFMTATWSRLPYEFLDTVSSRIINEVRGINRVAYDISSKPPATIEWE is encoded by the coding sequence ATGCAAAACGGAATTATCATTTTAGACTTCGGTTCACAGTACAACCAATTGATTGGAAGAAGAATCCGTGAAATGGAAGTCTATTCGGAAATAGTACCATTCAACACTCCATTATCAGAAATTCTTGAAAAAAAACCAAGAGGAATCATCCTTTCCGGAGGACCAAGTTCTGTAAATGCAGAAAATGCGCACCTTGTAGAAAAAGAACTTTATGAGCAAGGAATCCCAGTTTTGGGAATCTGCTACGGAATGCAGTTGACTGCACACCTTTTGGGCGGAAAAGTAGCAAAAGGCGAAAAAGGCGAATATGGAAAAGCACACCTGGAAATCGTTAAAGAAAACGAATTGCTGAAAGGCGTTTACCAAAACTCCATTGTTTGGATGAGCCATTTTGATGAGGTTGCAGAATTGCCACAAGGTTTCGAACTCAATGCAAAATCCGGCGTTATCGCCTCGATTTCGAATCCAGAGAAAAAAATCTATTGCGTTCAGTTTCATCCGGAAGTTTCGCATTCAGAAGAAGGTGGAAAGATGTTGGAAAATTTCGTATTCGAAATTTGTAAAGCCGATAAAAATTGGTTATTGACCAATTATATTGAAAAAACCGTTGCGGAAATCAAAGAAAAAGTAGGAACTCAAAAAGTAATTCTTGGACTTTCCGGAGGCGTAGATTCTTCAGTAGCGGCGGTTTTAATCCATAAAGCAATCGGTGACCAACTGAACTGTATTTTTGTTGATACTGGACTTTTGAGAAAAGACGAAGGCAAAAAAGTAATGGAAAATTACGGGAAGCATTTCCATATGAATATCAAATTGGTAGAAGCTTCCGAGAGATTTCTTTCCAAATTGGCAGGCGTTGGTGACCCCGAAGAAAAAAGAAAAATCATCGGCAACGAATTTGTTTACGTTTTCGATGAAGAATCCAAAAAAATAGAAGGTGCAAAATTCCTTGCGCAAGGAACAATCTATCCAGATGTTATAGAATCTCAGTCTGTGAAAGGACCTTCAGCGGTAATCAAATCACATCATAACGTTGGTGGACTTCCGGAAGAAATGGAATTCGAATTGTTGGAACCTTTGAGAGAATTGTTCAAAGATGAGGTGAGAAAAGTAGGAGAGGAATTGGGGATTCCACACGAGTTGGTTTACAGGCATCCTTTCCCAGGGCCAGGTTTAGGAATCCGGGTTTTAGGCGAAGTGGACGCAGAAAAAGTAAGAATCCTGCAAGAAGCAGACGATATTTTCATCGAAGAATTATATAAAAACGATTTGTACGAGAAAGTTTCTCAGGCATTTGTAGTTCTTCTTCCGGTGAAATCTGTTGGTGTAATGGGCGACGAAAGAACTTATGAATACACAGCAGTGGTTCGTTCTGCCAATACGATTGACTTTATGACTGCAACTTGGAGCAGATTGCCTTACGAGTTTTTGGACACCGTTTCCAGCAGAATCATTAATGAAGTTCGTGGAATTAATAGAGTCGCATACGACATTAGTTCAAAACCACCTGCGACGATTGAGTGGGAATAA
- the purD gene encoding phosphoribosylamine--glycine ligase yields the protein MRLLIVGNGGRASALATKLSEDNRITKMFFAPGNATTEKLGENINESDIIALRDFAIKNKVDLTIVGPEAPLVEGIVDEFKKVDLKVFGPSKKAASLEGSKAFSKKFMKTYGIKTAQSVTFDSYVDAKEYLQKQEYPLVIKASGLAGGKGVVIAEDLEEAEGTIHDFMIKRIFGDSGIQVIIEEFLQGFEASIIGVSNGEKIFPFVSAKDYKKVGNGDKGPNTGGMGSAAPSPEFTDAHHQDFVEHIMNPTVEGLKKEGLSFKGFIFFGLMITKNGTYLLEYNMRLGDPETQVLLPLLENNLVDVIEDCLHGKDLDLKFKNKKAVCLVVCSGGYPQNHETGYEITGAEKVKGSKLLYAGADYRGDRVVSTGGRVLNLVALGDTFEEARKKVYEDAVAVDFDYGFYREDIAKF from the coding sequence ATGAGATTACTTATTGTTGGAAATGGCGGCCGTGCTTCGGCTTTAGCAACTAAATTGAGCGAGGATAACAGAATTACGAAAATGTTTTTCGCGCCTGGCAACGCCACGACAGAAAAATTAGGAGAAAATATAAACGAATCAGATATCATTGCGCTTAGAGATTTTGCAATTAAAAACAAAGTCGATTTGACAATCGTTGGCCCGGAAGCGCCTCTTGTTGAAGGGATTGTGGACGAGTTCAAAAAAGTGGATTTGAAAGTTTTTGGTCCTTCAAAAAAAGCAGCTTCTTTGGAAGGCAGCAAAGCGTTCTCTAAAAAGTTTATGAAAACTTACGGAATCAAAACGGCACAGTCTGTGACATTTGATTCTTATGTTGATGCTAAAGAATATCTTCAAAAACAAGAATATCCTTTGGTAATCAAAGCGAGCGGTTTAGCTGGCGGAAAAGGCGTGGTGATTGCCGAAGATTTGGAAGAAGCAGAAGGCACAATCCACGATTTTATGATTAAGAGAATCTTCGGAGATTCTGGGATTCAGGTAATTATCGAAGAGTTTCTACAGGGTTTCGAAGCTTCAATTATCGGAGTTTCCAATGGCGAAAAAATCTTCCCTTTCGTTTCTGCAAAAGATTATAAAAAAGTAGGAAACGGCGACAAAGGTCCAAACACGGGCGGAATGGGTTCTGCGGCACCAAGTCCGGAATTTACAGACGCACATCATCAGGATTTTGTAGAACATATTATGAATCCAACGGTGGAAGGTCTTAAAAAAGAAGGTCTTAGCTTCAAAGGATTTATTTTCTTCGGATTGATGATTACCAAAAATGGAACTTATCTTCTGGAGTACAATATGAGATTGGGCGATCCGGAAACTCAGGTTCTTTTGCCGTTGCTGGAAAACAATTTGGTAGATGTTATCGAGGATTGTCTTCATGGCAAAGACTTGGATTTGAAATTCAAAAATAAAAAAGCAGTTTGTTTAGTGGTTTGTTCGGGAGGCTATCCTCAGAATCACGAGACTGGCTACGAGATTACAGGCGCAGAAAAAGTGAAAGGTAGCAAATTGCTTTATGCAGGAGCAGATTACAGAGGCGACAGAGTCGTTTCCACGGGCGGTAGAGTTTTGAACTTAGTGGCGCTTGGAGACACTTTCGAAGAAGCTCGCAAAAAAGTTTATGAAGATGCGGTGGCTGTAGATTTCGACTACGGATTTTACCGAGAAGATATTGCGAAATTCTAA
- a CDS encoding pirin family protein, which translates to MKTVYHSADSRGYANHGWLKSHHTFSFANYHNQERTHFGVLRVLNDDFVEGGMGFGRHPHRDMEIVSIPLEGDLRHGDNMGNSGIIKKGDIQVMSAGTGIMHSEENATEQPVKFLQIWIIPNKTDVTPRYDQINIEEKSVQNDFQQILSPNADDAGVWIHQDAWFNLAKFDKGFSKEYKINKSGNGVYAFVIKGKAKIGDQILNERDGLGIWDTNSFTLESQENSEILLMEVPMELSR; encoded by the coding sequence ATGAAAACAGTATATCACAGCGCAGATAGTAGAGGTTACGCCAACCACGGTTGGTTGAAAAGTCATCACACATTTAGCTTTGCCAATTATCACAATCAGGAAAGAACCCATTTCGGTGTTTTGAGAGTTTTGAATGACGATTTCGTAGAAGGTGGCATGGGATTCGGGAGACATCCACACCGCGATATGGAGATTGTTTCTATTCCGTTGGAAGGCGATTTGCGTCACGGCGATAATATGGGCAATTCCGGAATTATCAAAAAAGGCGATATTCAAGTGATGTCAGCAGGAACCGGAATTATGCATAGCGAAGAAAATGCAACTGAGCAACCAGTGAAATTTCTACAAATTTGGATTATCCCAAACAAAACCGACGTCACACCAAGATACGATCAAATCAACATCGAGGAAAAATCGGTTCAAAATGATTTTCAGCAAATTCTTTCCCCAAATGCAGATGACGCTGGTGTTTGGATTCATCAGGATGCTTGGTTCAATTTGGCAAAATTTGATAAAGGATTTTCTAAGGAATATAAAATCAACAAATCTGGAAACGGTGTTTATGCTTTTGTCATTAAAGGAAAAGCAAAAATCGGAGACCAAATTCTGAATGAAAGAGATGGATTGGGGATTTGGGATACAAACAGTTTCACTCTAGAATCTCAGGAAAACTCAGAAATATTATTGATGGAAGTTCCAATGGAATTATCAAGATAA